The following nucleotide sequence is from Deinococcus radiopugnans ATCC 19172.
GGAGCCGCTGGGGCCGTACGGTCTGCTGGCCGCGCTCTTTCTGGTCACGGTGGCCCTGACCCAGCCCATGAGCAACCAGGCGGCGGCGCTGGTGATGCTGCCCCTCGCCATCGGCACCGCCAAGACGCTGGGCTACGATCCGCGCCCCTTCATCATCGGCATCACGATGGCGGCCAGCAACTCGTTCATCACGCCGCTGGAGCCGTCGTGCATGCTGGTCTACGGCCCCGGACGCTACACCTTTCTGGACTTCGTGCGCGTCGGCTCGGGCCTGACGCTGGTGACCTTCGCGGTGTCGCTGCTGATCATTCCGCGCGTGTGGCCGTTCTGAGCCAGGGTTCGGAGTCGCGCCGTAACGACAGACCCTCCCCACAGGGAGGAGGGTGAGGAGGTGGCCGACGTGTCCCGTGGGGCAGCGCCCGGCGGGGCCGCGACTAGAGCATTTGTCCGAATTGCTGCATCAGAAAAGAAGACTTCTGATGCCTCCATTCTCTCCTTCGGAGCTGTATCAGTCCCAGCTGCTCGTTGAAATTCACTCACTCTCTGCGAGCTGTGCCAGTCCGTTCGGTCAAAAGCAAACAGCACTTTTGACAAATGCTCTAGATGAACAGCGGGGCGTCGGGATCGTCGAGCAGCGGGCGGTCCTTGCGGGCCAGCAGGGCTGCGGCGGTGCCGATCCCGATGACCGCGCCGATGCCGATCACGATCAGCGTCCAGGTGATCAGCACTTGCGAATGTTCGTGGGTGCGGTCTGAAACCATGTGTGAAGCATAACAGTCTGCGCGTGGGGCAGGATTTGAACCGGGTTGAGGAATCGGGGGTGGGAGGCCGGGCCGCCCCGCACTCAGTCTGCCGGAACGGCCTCCGGTCCCACCAGCACGCGCGGCAGCCTGCGCCACAGCGCCAGCAGCGAGATCAGCCCCAACGCCGCCAGCACGATCAGGCCCCAGCGCGAGCCCAGCGGGCCGTCCTTGTTGATCAGCGCGCTGGACAGCAGCGCTCCAGGCGGCCCCATGCCCACCAGCACGAAGGAATACAGGCTCATCACCCGCCCGCGCAGGTGATCGGGAATGGTCAGTTGCACCGTGCTGTTGGCGCTGACCAGCAGCGTGAGCATCCCGAAGCCGCAGGCCGCCAGCACCGGCGCGGCCAGCAGCGAGCCGGGCGTCAGCGCCAGCGCCACAGTGCTGACGATCAGAATCACCGAGCCGTAGCGCAAATTACGCACCGGGTTGGGCTTGCTGGCCTGCCACAGCGCCCCGCCCATGGCCCCCACCCCAAAGAAGGCCGAGAGAAGGCCGAAAGCCGCCTCCCGCTCGCCGTACACCACGCGGGCAAAGTAGGGAATGATGATGTTGAAGTTGATGACGGTCAGGCTCAGCAGACCCACCAGCAGCATCACGTTGCGGACGGCGGGCGTGGACCGCACGTAGCGCAACCCCTCGCGGATGTCGTCGGAGACCTTGCCGCGCTCCAGCCCCGGACGCGCCGGGAACGGCAGCGTGGTTATGACGTACAGCACGGCCCCGAACGACGCCACGTTCAGGTAGAAGGGAAAGGCCAGCCGGGCGATGTTGGTGGCATCCCCCCCCGCCAGCAGCTGAATGCCCAGGACCGCCACCACCCCGAACAGCGCCTGCCCCAGCGTGCGGCTGACGTTGAACGACAGGCTGTTGAGGGCCACGGCGTTGCTTACGGCCTCGCGCGGGACGAAGTCCACCACCATGCTCTGGCGGGCGGGCATGTCGAAGGCGTTGGCGCAGCCCGACACGAAGGCCAGCCCCATCACCAGCGGCAGCGACACGACGCCCAGATGGGTGGTGACGGCCAGGGTCAGGGCCGTGGCCAGCAGCACCATCTGGGTGGTCAGCAGCACCCGCCGCCGGGGCACCCGGTCCACGATGGCCCCGGCAAACAGCGACAGCAGCAGGCTGGGCATGAACTGCGCCACCGTCACGTACCCCAGCGCCGCGCTGCTGCCTCCCGACAGTTCCAGCACCAGGTACTGCTGCGCGGTGGTCTGCATCCACGAACCCACCAGCGACAGCAACTGCGACAGCCAGTAGCGGCGGTAATTGGGGTGCCCCAGCGCCCTGAAGGTATTGATCCGCCACTCGCCGACACGCGCAAACACCCGCCCACCATACGCCCGCCAGGAGCGCAGATGTCAGCCCGGCGAGCCGAATAAAGAGCACGTGAGGATCCCCTCTTGGACCCCCGCACCCCCTCCCCTCCCCCTAGCGCCAAGTGTCCATCACGACACAATTCTCATGCCGTTCTCCTTTTCCAATTCTTGATGATGTGTTACGGTACGCACAATCTTTTCTCCACCACAATTCTGTGAGTCTGTGTTTTTCGCCCCCTGTGAGCTTAAATCTGATGCTGCGAACCATCACCGTTCCTTCGATTCCGGCCCTGTTGCTGGGCGCCCTGCTGTCCCTGGGCGGACACGCTGCGGCGCAGACCGGAGAATTCCAGGGCATGACCGTGACCGTGCAGGCCAAGGACACCGCCTACAGCCTCGCCAGACGCGCGGGCCTGAGCGTGGAAGCGCTGCTGGCCCTGAACGGCCTGCACAGCCCTGACCTGAAGATCGGCCAGACGCTGCGGGTCTCGGCGGTGGCGCGGCACATCGTCGGGCCGAAGGAGACGCTGTACGCGCTGTCGCGCCGCTATGGCGTCAGCGTGGACGCCCTGCTGGCCGAGAATGCCCTGCCGGAAGGCGCGATGCTCAGCGTGGGTCAGGTGTTGCTGCTGCCGGCCAACGCCACCCTGCCCGGCACGCCCCCCGCCCCCGTCGCCCTGGCCCCCACGCCAGGGCCGTTTGCTGCCGCCCCTGGTGCGCCCACGCTGGTCGCCCCACCCGTTCTGAGCCTGCCGCAACCCCCTGAGGCCGTGCCCAGCGGCCCGCAGCCGACAGACCAGTGGTCCACCGCCCCCGCCGCTCCGCCGGAGTTTCCCACCCCCGTCAGCACCCTGCCCGGCGACTGGCGGGGCGCGGCCATGGCGCTGCTGGGCACGCCGTACCACTACGGCGGGACCACCCGCGAGGGGCTGGACTGCAGCGGCTTCGTGTTGCAGGTCTTCACGCCGCTGGGCGTGCGGCTGCCCCGCGTCAGCGCGGATCAGGCGCAGGTGGGCCAGCCGGTGGCCGCCGAGGACCTGCAACCCGGCGATCTGGTGTTCTTCGATACGGCAGGCGGCGGGCGCATCTCGCACGTCGGCATCTACCTGGGGGGCGACAGGTTTGTCAGCGCCAACAGTTACCAGGGCAAGGTCTCGCTGGACACCCTGATGGCGGACCGCTACTGGGGACCGCGCTACCGGGGCGCCCGGCGTGTGCTGAGCAGCCCCTACGCCGTTCAGAAGCCCTGAGCTACCCAGGCCCCCGAATCACGCCGGTCTGTTCAGCTGAGCCGTTCTTGACGGTCCGTCAGTGCTGAACAGGCACGGTGTCTCCGCAGCCGTGGCGCCTCCAAATTCAGCCCCGCCGCGTCACGCCGTCCACGGTCAGCAGCGGGCCGTACAGCTCGGGGCGGCGGTCCCGGAAAAAGCCCATACCGGCACGGAATTTGCGGGCCTCGGCCAGGTTCAGATCGTAGGTCAGCGCGCCCTCGTCGCTGTCGCCGAACTCGGCCACCAGTTCTCCGGTGTAGTCGCTGATGAACGAATGTCCGTAGTACGTCTGGGTCAGCCCTTCCACCGTCTCGGTGCCGATGCGGTTGGCCGCGCCCACATAGCTGGAGTTGCTCACGGCGTGCCCGACCATCGCACGCTGCCACATGTAGTGGCTGTTGGGTGACTCAACCTCGGCGGGTTCGCTGCCGATAGCGGTGGGGTACAGCAGGAAATCCGCGCCCTGAAGCATCATCACGCGCGCGGTTTCCGGGTACCACTGGTCCCAGCAGATGCCCGCCCCCACGCGCCCGTAGCGGGTGGCCCAGACCTTGAAGCCGGTGTCGCCGGGATTGAAGTAGTACTTCTCCTCGTAGCCGGGGCCGTCGGGGATGTGGGTCTTGCGGTAGTTGCCCAGCACCGTGCCGTCCGCGTCGATGCACACCAGACTGTTGTAGTGCGCCTGCCCGGCCTGCTCGAAGTACGACAGCGGCAGCACCACGCCCAATTCGCGGGCCAGATTCTGGAACCGGCCGATGAAGGGATGGTCCTCCTGTGGGTGCGCCAGGGCGAAGTAGTCCTCGCGCTCGACCTGGCAGAAATACAGGTTCTCGAACAGTTCGGGCAGCAGGATCACCTGCGCGCCCTGCCGGGCGGCGTCACGCACATGCGCCTCGGCGCGGGCCACATTGTCGTCCAGCTGATCGGTGACGTGCATCTGGATCACGGCCAGTTTCACGGTCTGCGCAGGGCGGTTGGGCGTCGTGGTCATGCGCCGAGGCTAACGGATTTGCGTCACAGAAAGCGGGACCCAGCTCACGCCGGGCGCACCAGCACGCTGTCCCCGACACCCAGACCCGTTCGCATCAGCAGTTCGGGCGGCACCAGCAGCGCGTTGGACAGGTTGGGGCCGCCGCGCACCGGCAGGGTGTGGACCTGACCGTCGTCGGTGCGGACGGCGATGTGTTGAGGCGGGCGCAGCATGTCTTCCCTCCAGCGCCTGAGGATCAGGTCGTCGACCACCACCACGCCCCGGACCTCGCGGGTGACGGCCACGCTCAGGCGGGCCACACGGGACTTGCGCGGCGCAATCAACTGAATCTGATGCAGCTTTTGCAGCAGCCAGCGGGCATCGGGGTCCTGCGACAGCACCGAGACGGGCCGCTGCACCTCGATCTGCTTGAGGATCTCCTGCTCCTTGAGCCCCCAGGGAATACGCGCCACCCGTTCCGGCGAGGTGATCTTCACCGGGCCGCTGAAGGGCAGCGGCACTTCAGGCAGGCTGTCGAGCACCTCCAGCGCCACCTCATCCAGGATGGTGTTGAGCAGCGGGTTGGGATGCCGGACGCCCTCGTCGAACTGGAAGCGGCCCTGCGGATCACGCAGCAGCCGCAGCAGCGCGGGAAGGCCGGTCTGGGCCGCGAATTGCAGGTGGCGCACCCGCTCGCCTTCCAGAAAAGCCTGGAACGGCCCGTCGGCGCGGTGAACGGTCAGGACGCCGGTGCGGCCCTGCCCGCTCAGCAGGTACAGCAGTTGCAGAAAATCAAAAGTTTCGAGGCTGGCAGTGTTGGTCATGGTTGGGTGCAGGCGCGGAACACGTCTGCCCCCGAGTGTAAGGGCAGCGGCCACAGCCGCACCCGTCCGACGGGGGGGATCACCCCCGCTCCCCCCCGTCGGCTCAAGCCGGCAGCCCAGACCCCGCGCCCTTCATCCGGCTCCCCGGGCTAGCCGCGCAGCAGGTGAGAGAACCCGCCGTCCTGCAGCGGCGGCAGGTCGTCCAGACTCTCCAGCCCGAAGTCCAGCAGAAACCGCGCGGTGGTGCCGTACAGCAGCGGGCCGCCCACCGCGTCCGAGCGGCCCACCACCTTGACCAGTTCGCGTTCCTGCAGGGTGACCACCGTGCCGGCGCTGCCGCCGCGCATGGCCTCAATCTCGGCGCGGGTGACCGGCTGCCGGTAGGCGATCACGGCCAGCACCTCCAGCGCGGCGCTGCTCAATGCGGGCAGCGGTGGGGGCGCCAGCAGCGGCGACAGGCGGGCGGCCAGCGCGGGCGGCACGATCAGGCGCCAGCCCCCCGCCACCGCCTCGGCCACGAAGCCCAGATCCGCCGCGGCCAGCGAGCGAGCGAAGGCCTCCAGCTCCCGGTGGAGGGTATTTTCCGGCAGGGCCAGCGTATCGGCCAGCTCCCGCGCGGTCACGGGTCGCCCGGCGGCCAGCAGCGCCGCGCCGATCAGCGCCGACACGCTGGCCTCTGTGCTGGACCCCTGGCGGGCCTCAGCGCGGGCCACTGCGGAGGGGTCAGCCACCGGCCCGCAGCCCGGCCAGCAGGGCGGCCACCGCCGCGTCCAGTGGCCCTGCACGCAGCACCATCCCTTCCGGCAACTGGACCACCGTGCTGGCCTGCCCAGCCACCGGCACCCCCTCGGCAGCGTCCTCCGGGCCAGTCAGCACGAAATCGGCCAGCCCCATGCCGCGTGCCTGGGCGGCGGTCAGGGCTGGGGGTTGACCGCTGCGGTTGCAGCTGGTGGTCAGCAGCCGGCCCCCGCTGCGGCGCAGCAGCGCCAGCGCCAGCGGGTGCGACGGCACGCGCAGGCCCACCAGACCGCCGGGAGCCACGGTGGGCGGCGTGCCGGGACGGGCCGGGGTCACCAGCGTCAGTGGACCGGGCCACAGCGCCGACAACGCCGTGAGCGCGGCGTCGGGACGGGCCAGTTCCAGCGCGGCGCGGGCGTCCTGGCACGAGACCTGCACGGGCCGGTCGGCCGCGCGGCCCTTGACCGCGTACAGGCGCTCGACGGCTGCCGGGTGATCCGGAAGAACGGCCAGCCCCCAGACCGTCTCGCTGGGGTACGCCACCACGCCGCCGCCGCGCAGGACGGTCCAGGCGCGGTCCAACGCGGCAGCAGGGTGGGCATCGGGGATCAGGAATTCAGGCATAGGGACGGCGCTTGTAAGGTCAGCGCAAGACCACCCCAGATTATACTGTCCAGACTATGGCCGTCTTCGAATACCGCGCACGTGACCGCTCTGGCAAAGTGCTCAAATCCCAGATGGAGGCCGAGACGGCGGCCCAGGTCCGCGACACCCTGCGCGCCAAGAACCTGATGATCGTCGAGATCAAGGCCCCCAAGAGCGGCCTGAACGCCGACATTAAAATTCCCTTCCTGGACGACCGCCCGCCCAATCTCAAGCAGGTGTCGATCTTCAGCAAGCAGCTCGCCACGCTGATCAACGCTGGGGTGCCGCTGGTGCAGTCGCTGGCCGTGCTGCAGGGCCAGATCGAGCACAAGGGGTTTCAGAAGACCGTCAAGAACCTGCGCAGCGAGGTAGAGGCCGGGACCCCCCTGAGCGAGGCCATCGCCAAGTACCCCAAAGTGTTCAACCGCCTGTACGTCAATCTGGTGCGCGCCGGGGAAACCAGCGGCACGCTGGACTCGGTGCTGGAGCGCATCGCCGCCTTTCAAGAAAAGGAACTGGCGCTGCGCGGCAAGATCAAGAGCGCGCTGACCTACCCGGTGGTGGTGCTGGTCTTCGCCATCCTGATCACCTACTTCCTGCTCACCACCATCGTGCCGCAGTTCGCGGGCATCCTGGCGCAGCTCAACGCGCCGCTGCCGTTCATCACCAAGATGCTGATGGCCGTGTCGGACTTCCTGAAGCACTCGACGTGGCTGATCGTGGTGTTCGGCGTCATCCTCACCTTCGCCTACCGCTGGGTCTACAAGACGCCCAAGGGGCGCACCACCATCGACGACATCAAGCTCAAGCTGCCGGTGTTCGGCAACCTGACCCAGAAAAGCGCCATCGCGTCGTTCGCGCGCACCTTCGGCCTGCTGATCAGCAGCGGCGTGAACATCATCGAGGCGCTGGAAATCACCAAGGGCACGGCGGACAACGCCATTGTCGAGGACACCATCGAAAACGCCAAAAACGTCGTGATGGTGGGCGAGCAGATGAGTTCGAGCCTCGCGACCAGCAAGGTCTTTCCGCCGATGGTGGTCAGCATGATCTCGATTGGCGAGGAAACCGGCGCGCTGGATTCGATGCTCTCCAAAGTGGGCGACTTCTACGACCGCGAGGTCGATGAGGCCGTCGACAGCATGACGGCGGCCATCGAGCCGATCATGATCGTCTTTCTGGGCGGCATCGTGGGCACCATCGTCGCGGGGATGTTCCTGCCGATGTTCAGCATCATCGGCTCCCTCAGTCAGTAACTGTCAAATTAAGCTGAGATTGTCACTTTTAAGCCCAGAATGTCATCACCCCAGCAAGCCCGCTCACAAGGCGGGCTGTCATGCTGGGGTAGGATTGACAGTAGCAAAGCGCGCCCCCGACAACCGGCAGGACCTCCCACTCCCTCCCGATCACCAGGACCTCATGGGGAGGCGACTTCCACGCCCAGCCAGTCGCGCCACGTGTCCAGGTGCTCCCGCAACTCCGTGTTCTCGCGCCAGGCACTCATGACTCGGGCGTGCCAGTCCTGACGCACCTCCTGCGGAAGTGCCCACACCGCGCCCTCGCCCCTGGGCAGGGTCTGCAGGTAGTCGTTCACCCCCTGCAGGAACCCGGCAGTGCTGTCGCTGAGCCGTCTGTGAGCCCAGGTCAGGGTGGTGCGCTTCCCCTGTCCGGAGGCTTGCAGCGCCGCGAGGTGGACCCCATCGTCCCCGGGAGCGGAGGTGTCGATCACCAGCGGGAACTCGCCCTCTCCACCGATGACTCGCCAGTGCGGGGACCAGCCTGGGCCGCCGTAGCCTTCCTGCGCGCGATGGAGTTCCGCGGCACCGTACAGCGCCTGGTCGTTGCCGGAGGCAGGAAGGGCGAGCCCATCTGGGGAGAACACGCGGTACACCTCTATCCAGGCGGGTGGGAGCGCCAGGTCGCTCTCGGCCCGCAGAAGGTCGCCCTGCGAGGCCGGGCCAGGGGTGGGGGGGAGGCCGTGCGCCCGGACGAGCTCGGCCAGTTGGCGCGCCAGTGAGGGAAGGGCAGACGGGTCCATGGTTGACAGGCAGGTTAGCAGGGCCCTCAGCCTGGGTGCTGATTGGCGCCAGCGGCTCGCCTTGAAGCGTCAGGCCGCCAAAAAAGATGACATTCTCAGCTTGACAAGCTCTGCTGACATGCCGCTTTATGCATTCAGAAAAGCTCGTGCTAAACGCTGGGTGTACTGACATACTCAAGTTAAATCGACAGTAACTGTTGTCGGCGGACAAGATACCTTCCCATTCGCCGATGTCTAGTCCCACCCACCCGACAGCAAGCGCGCCCGCCCAGGTGCGCTTTTTTTTGTTTGGAGCGCGTTGATTCCGCCGTCGAGCCAGGACGCGCCGACGGAACAACCAAGAAAAAGCCCACCGATCTGGCAGGCTTTCGCAAACGAGAACAAAGGGCACTCATAGCGCCCTCTCTGGCTGTCAGGCTTACACGCGCGTGAAGTCCGGCTGGCTTTCCAGCGCCCCAATCCATGCGGCGATGATGTCGATGCACGCCTTGACGTCCCGCACGTCCACCATCTCGCTGGGGCTGTGCATGTAGCGGTTGGGAATGCTGACCACCGCAGACGGCACGCCGCCGCGCACCAGCGTCAGGGCGTCGGCGTCGGTACCGGTGTAGCGGCCAGATGCGCTGAGGGTGTAGGGAATGTCGGCCTTCTTGGCGGCTTCGGTCATCTGGCGCAGCACCACCGGGCTGGTCATCGGGCCGACGGCCAGATTTGCGCCGCTGCCGAAGGGGGCCACGCCGTACTTCTTCTCGCTCACGCCGGGCTGCTTGGTTTCGTGCGTCACGTCCACGGCCACGCCCGCAATGGGATCGAGGCGGTGACCGCTGACGGAAGCGCCGAACACGCCGATTTCCTCCTGGCTGGTGCCGACGGCCACGACGCGGTGCTTGAGATCCGCCCCCTGCCCCTGCAGCGTCCGCAGGGCCTCAAGCACGATAAACGC
It contains:
- a CDS encoding MFS transporter codes for the protein MFARVGEWRINTFRALGHPNYRRYWLSQLLSLVGSWMQTTAQQYLVLELSGGSSAALGYVTVAQFMPSLLLSLFAGAIVDRVPRRRVLLTTQMVLLATALTLAVTTHLGVVSLPLVMGLAFVSGCANAFDMPARQSMVVDFVPREAVSNAVALNSLSFNVSRTLGQALFGVVAVLGIQLLAGGDATNIARLAFPFYLNVASFGAVLYVITTLPFPARPGLERGKVSDDIREGLRYVRSTPAVRNVMLLVGLLSLTVINFNIIIPYFARVVYGEREAAFGLLSAFFGVGAMGGALWQASKPNPVRNLRYGSVILIVSTVALALTPGSLLAAPVLAACGFGMLTLLVSANSTVQLTIPDHLRGRVMSLYSFVLVGMGPPGALLSSALINKDGPLGSRWGLIVLAALGLISLLALWRRLPRVLVGPEAVPAD
- a CDS encoding C40 family peptidase → MLRTITVPSIPALLLGALLSLGGHAAAQTGEFQGMTVTVQAKDTAYSLARRAGLSVEALLALNGLHSPDLKIGQTLRVSAVARHIVGPKETLYALSRRYGVSVDALLAENALPEGAMLSVGQVLLLPANATLPGTPPAPVALAPTPGPFAAAPGAPTLVAPPVLSLPQPPEAVPSGPQPTDQWSTAPAAPPEFPTPVSTLPGDWRGAAMALLGTPYHYGGTTREGLDCSGFVLQVFTPLGVRLPRVSADQAQVGQPVAAEDLQPGDLVFFDTAGGGRISHVGIYLGGDRFVSANSYQGKVSLDTLMADRYWGPRYRGARRVLSSPYAVQKP
- the aguB gene encoding N-carbamoylputrescine amidase translates to MTTTPNRPAQTVKLAVIQMHVTDQLDDNVARAEAHVRDAARQGAQVILLPELFENLYFCQVEREDYFALAHPQEDHPFIGRFQNLARELGVVLPLSYFEQAGQAHYNSLVCIDADGTVLGNYRKTHIPDGPGYEEKYYFNPGDTGFKVWATRYGRVGAGICWDQWYPETARVMMLQGADFLLYPTAIGSEPAEVESPNSHYMWQRAMVGHAVSNSSYVGAANRIGTETVEGLTQTYYGHSFISDYTGELVAEFGDSDEGALTYDLNLAEARKFRAGMGFFRDRRPELYGPLLTVDGVTRRG
- a CDS encoding DUF4388 domain-containing protein, which encodes MTNTASLETFDFLQLLYLLSGQGRTGVLTVHRADGPFQAFLEGERVRHLQFAAQTGLPALLRLLRDPQGRFQFDEGVRHPNPLLNTILDEVALEVLDSLPEVPLPFSGPVKITSPERVARIPWGLKEQEILKQIEVQRPVSVLSQDPDARWLLQKLHQIQLIAPRKSRVARLSVAVTREVRGVVVVDDLILRRWREDMLRPPQHIAVRTDDGQVHTLPVRGGPNLSNALLVPPELLMRTGLGVGDSVLVRPA
- the scpB gene encoding SMC-Scp complex subunit ScpB; this encodes MADPSAVARAEARQGSSTEASVSALIGAALLAAGRPVTARELADTLALPENTLHRELEAFARSLAAADLGFVAEAVAGGWRLIVPPALAARLSPLLAPPPLPALSSAALEVLAVIAYRQPVTRAEIEAMRGGSAGTVVTLQERELVKVVGRSDAVGGPLLYGTTARFLLDFGLESLDDLPPLQDGGFSHLLRG
- a CDS encoding L-threonylcarbamoyladenylate synthase — encoded protein: MPEFLIPDAHPAAALDRAWTVLRGGGVVAYPSETVWGLAVLPDHPAAVERLYAVKGRAADRPVQVSCQDARAALELARPDAALTALSALWPGPLTLVTPARPGTPPTVAPGGLVGLRVPSHPLALALLRRSGGRLLTTSCNRSGQPPALTAAQARGMGLADFVLTGPEDAAEGVPVAGQASTVVQLPEGMVLRAGPLDAAVAALLAGLRAGG
- a CDS encoding type II secretion system F family protein, which produces MAVFEYRARDRSGKVLKSQMEAETAAQVRDTLRAKNLMIVEIKAPKSGLNADIKIPFLDDRPPNLKQVSIFSKQLATLINAGVPLVQSLAVLQGQIEHKGFQKTVKNLRSEVEAGTPLSEAIAKYPKVFNRLYVNLVRAGETSGTLDSVLERIAAFQEKELALRGKIKSALTYPVVVLVFAILITYFLLTTIVPQFAGILAQLNAPLPFITKMLMAVSDFLKHSTWLIVVFGVILTFAYRWVYKTPKGRTTIDDIKLKLPVFGNLTQKSAIASFARTFGLLISSGVNIIEALEITKGTADNAIVEDTIENAKNVVMVGEQMSSSLATSKVFPPMVVSMISIGEETGALDSMLSKVGDFYDREVDEAVDSMTAAIEPIMIVFLGGIVGTIVAGMFLPMFSIIGSLSQ